The genomic DNA CCCTCGCTCCTGACACCCCTGTACCCACACTGCACACCCAGCCGTGGCCTGGCCTCACCTTTGGAGGGGCACAGGGCATGCAGGGTGGTGCCTGCACCTGTCCCTTGCTCTCAGGGGCCTGGCCCTGCACGGCCCTCCCCACTGACACACTCTCCCTGGAGCCACACTCCCTCTGGCTAGTGTCTACTTGCCTCACTCTTCTTCACTGCCAAACCTGGCCCTGACCCCTCATCACTGGCCCCCTCTCTGCCCGGCTCCACCAGCCTCTCCAGTGAGATTCCAGTCACCAGTGACCCTGGGAGCGCGTCCAGCCCCCTTCTCTCTATTATCCTGGGGCACATTCAGCCCCCTTCTCTCCATTCTGATCAGAGTAGCATCCAGCACAGCAGGGTACCCTTCTTTCCTGAATGACCCCTCGGCCTTCCCCTAGACCCACCTCGGCTGCCCCTCTCTCAGCGAGGCCTGCTCCTGGGCCGGGCACTGGAGCCCAGCCTAGAACCACACTTGACCCCAAGGCTTCAAACACCTctgccctccacccccacacTCACATGCCCAATTCCCAGAGGCCAGCTGCTGGCTTTGGACTGTTCAAACCCTGGCCTCAGCACCCAAGAGCATCTCAAACTCCGTTCCTCCCCCTCATCTCTTGCTCCTCCCCAAAAGTCTCTCCCACTCAGCATCTTCCAGGTATTCAAGCCTAATCCCTCTAGCTGGCCTATTGCTCTTTTGCTTCTCAACCCCCTGAACCCAGCCAGTCCTCCAGCATTGCTACCACCGCCACTCCCTCTCTAAAGTCTGAGCCATCGCCAGCTACCCTGGGACTGCCACAACAGTCACCAGCGGCCCCCTCAAAATTGTACTGgaatagcaattttttttaaaaaagtcatggctgggtgtgctggctcacctggccaacatggcgaaaccccgtctctccaaaaaaaaaaaaaaaaaaatacaaaaccttagccgggcgtgatggcacacgcctgtagtcccagctactcaggaggctcaggcgaGAGGATCCTCGAGCCCAGGGGGTTGTGGccgcagtaagccgagatcaggccaccgcGCTCCAGTCTGAgattgtcacaaaaaaaaaaaaaaaaaaaaagtcattaaatacTGCCAAAAAGGAGGGGAAATTTGGATACAATAAACAATAGGAAGTGAAGTAGCCAGTAAAATGTATACTTCAATCTAATAATCATGGTTGCTTGACGGAGGAATAAGAAGTACCTGGAACTAAGATGACATACAGCCTCCACCTAGGGAGGGTGGCACACAGGACAGATCAGCTCTCAACAATGACACAAGGAGGGGCTCATGTGAGGAGCGGTGAGGACCCGTTCTTCCCGCCTCACTGCAACAGTCACAAAAAGGGACTGTGTGAGCCACAGTGAAGTCTCAAAGGATTCCAAAAAGCAGAACTCCTTCAGACCTCACCATTAGACCTTAAtgcaatcaaattttaaaatactacaaaaaaattagctccCCTCCCCCAATCTGTGTGCACTTAAAAATCTGTCAACACCCTTTTAAATAGCCACAGGGTTAAAGGGGGCATCAAGGCTGGAATTACAAATGACTCAGAAATGAACAGCAACAAAAGCGGAGAGAGGCAGAGCTATGGCGCATAGCCCAAGGAACAGAAGAGCCACAGCCTCCATTGCAGGGTTAAGGAACATGCCAGGAACCAGAACTACAAGGAAAAAacccaagaaagtaaaaagacgtGAGGATTAACTAGCATAAACAACAACTCAGAGACACAAAGGGCTGGCTGTTTGGAAAAACCTGTAATGGCGGCAAACTTCGGTAAGTTTAACCAAGAGGAACAGACAGAAGGTGTCAAAAGCAACATCACCTCTGATAACTACAAACAGctttaaaattcagaaagaagttgggaggccgaggcaggcggatcacctgagtttaggagttcgagaccagcctgaccaacctgtctctactaaaaatacaaaattagctgggtgtggtggcacatgcctataatcccagctactagggaggctgaggcaggagaattgcttgaacccaggaggcggaggctgtggtgagccaagatcgcaccattgtactctagcctgggcaacaagagcaaaactccatctcgggggaaaaaaaaattccgagggaaggcctggtgcggtggctcacacttgtagccaacatggtgaaacctcatctctactaaaaatataaacaattgccaggtgtggtgatgggtgcctgtaatcccagctacttgggaggctgaggtaggagaattgcttgaacccaggaggcagaggttacagttagctgagatctcaccactgcactccagcccaggcaacagtgagatgctgtcttaaaaaataaaataaaataaaattccaagagAAAATAGTATACAATTTCAACCTGAGAATCCAAAAATCTAGATTTGACCTGAAAATCTAGGTTAGCAGCACTCAGTGGCCGCGTTCCTGCTCCCGGGACGCATCGAGAAAACACGTCGGACGCATCGAGAAAACACGTCGGATGGGCTTTGTTTTTGGTTGTGCTAATGGCTGTTCCACTGGGGATCCAGGAGGCCCTGAAAATCTTGTCCCACTATCATATGCTTATCGACAAACATTGATCCAGATGAAATCAACAATGTGATAGGAAAATGGTTTTCCTATGTATACGACAGGCAAAGGACGCCATTCGCCATATGTAAGTATCGAGAAACCAATTTTAAGAAGCACTTAAcagtaaaatgggagaaaaaacagaaatagagctAATAAACATATAAAGACTACAcaggaaattttgttttttgagacagggtctcactgtcacctaggctggagtgcagtggtgccatcacagctcactacagccttgacctcccaggctcaagctatctttctgcctcagtctcccaagtagttgggtccacaggcatgcaccatgatactcagcaaatttttaaattatttatagagatggggtctccctgacggagcttgcagtgagctgaggttgtaccactgaactccagcctgggtgacagagcaagactccgtctcaaaaaaaaaaaaaaaaaaaaaaagagatggggtctccctatgttgcccaggctggtttgaacttctggactcaagtaatcttccctcttcggcctcccaaagtgctgggattacaggcatgagctactgtgcctggcttatacACCAAATTTTTAATAACAACAAGGAATAAAACTTGGGAGGTAGGTAAGAAACAAGAATTTTTACCACTTTTTAGTCTATATTGCTGcagttttaatttttgcaaaagAGAATgtattgtatttcctttttttttttcgagacagagttgggctttgtcatccaggctggagtgcagtggtgccatctcggctcactgcaatctctgcttccgaggttcaagctgttctcctgcctcagcctaccgagtagctgggattacaggagtgtgcaccacgcccagctgagaaTGTACTGTATTTCAAtagatgtgtggttttttttttttttttttgagacagagtctcactctgtcacccgggccagagtgaagtggtgcaatcctggctcacagcaacctcttcctcccaggttcaagccatccacctgccccagcctccccaataactgggattacaggcgtgcaccaccacgtgcagctaatttttgtatgttttagtagtaTGTTTTTCtacgtttcaccatattggccaagctggtctcgaactcctgacctcaagtgatccgcccctctcagccccgcaaagtgctgggattacagatttgagccaccGAACCCAGTCTCAAGAGATGTTTTAATTGAACAGatgttaaataattattaacGTTCATGATGATTTAACTTCAAGGATATTCATCAAAACGTAAACGGAAAGAACCTcctcatgattttaagtttctgatatttgctttttctgagAGTTTACTCTCTCATTTTCCATCTAGCTTCTAACTCATCTGGAATTTCTGTTGCGTAAGGTATGAAACAGAAGCTATCTTTCCCTGTGCACTCTCCACGGAGGCGTTCAGGTGCTCCCAGCTGATGCGCGCCGCCTGCTTCCTTCACGGCCCACATCCCTATATACACAGATGCCTCTTGTGGGACCAGGTGCAGTGAGGCCTGCTTTCTAACCTGGGTTCCCTCATCTACAAGGTGTGGCTACAACCAGAGCCTCCTCCTGAGAGTGCAGGGAGATTGTGACGCACCCCGcgacccccgcccccgccccaagAAATGCTCAGGGGACATCGGCCATGTTGCAGAGAAACCCCTCCTAATGGGAAGGGAGCATGGGTACGCGAGGCTCCGGTACTGACCGTGGCTGGGCGACAGCAGGCCACTCGGGTAGGGGACGCTCACTCTCCTCAGCTCGTCCAGCTTCTCCTGTAGCTTCCGCACCTGGCTGTCGGAGCGGCTGACCCTCTGCCGCAGGCTCTTCAGCTCGCCGTTCTTCTTCTCCACCTGCTCCCGCAGGCAGCACACCTGGCTCTTGTTCTGCCGGGAGGAGAAGCAGTAGGAGTGCAGTGAGTCGATGAGCTTGCAAGCCCCCGATGCCGACAGGATGACCTCATTGATGGACATGGGGCTGGCGTCGCTGTGCTGGCTCTGCACGGCTTCCGTGGCTGGCTTTGGGGTGACGTCGGTGGGAGGGGCGGAGGGGCTCTGGGAAGGCTTCTGTGGTGTCGCGGTAAGTGATGAGCCGGGGGGACTCTGGGCCAAGCCCTTGTCGGGCCCCAGGCTGCTCCCACTGCAGCTTGGTTCCACATCTTTCTTCGGCCTCTTGCGGTCAATGGGCTCTCGGGGGACAGGTGGCCTTTCTCGGGTGTGCTTGGAGGAGAAACTGTACGAATGAAGTGAGCCAATAAATTTGCACGCCCCAGATCCTGGGGGCGTAAAGTCATCCATGGAAATGCCACTCTTATCTGCCACGCCCCCTTCGATGGAGGAGGTGGTGCTCTCATCGCCAGCATCTGTGGCAGACACTTCTGCTTTTCCCTGGCTGCCTGCCACCGTGGTGGCCAGTCCGTCTCCTGGAGTTCGTTCCAAGGCTTGCTGGGCCTGCTCCTGGCTGGCGGCCTCCTGGGCGGCCCTGGGTGCGGCTTCACCCTGCAGAGCAGCTCGCTTCAACCTGCGGGACTCTGGCTTGGCCATCGGGTTTCCACTCGAGGACGGTGACCAACCTGTAGCTCTGCTGGTGGCGGCGCTCGAGTGTCCCCTCACACCCCCTGTGGCCTTGCTGGCATCTTTCCTCCGGGTGCGGCCATGGCCTCCAGCCCCCCTCTTCTTCTCAGTCAGGTGGAAGATGGATGGCACAGCTGTGGGCTTCAGCAGGCGATGCTGGTCCTCCAGCCTCTTGGAGAAGCTGTCTTTGGTGAAATGCTCACTACAGAGAAATGAATACTTAGTGGGAGTCCAGTTATCCCTCTGAACAGCTTTTAACCATTGGATTAGACGTTTTGAGTCCTTTAGGGGGAACCTACAGGACAAACGACAAAgtaattagaaataattaaacGTCTCCCCTTAAAATAATCAACTGTAAAAGCAAAACAAGTATTTTTGCAAGCACCCTAAGCTGTACTGAATTCATCCACttaaaaaaacacttcaaaaaaatttaagaaacatcTTCTACTGGAGTAGAAATCTGAAAGACCCACTGTCTATCCATAGGCGCTTATCGTCTGTAGGGCGGACGGGAAAGAAGGTAACTAACTGCTCCCCAGCTGTGGTAATGCCCTGTGGGGACACAGGATGCTGAGAGAGAGTGCCAGGATGGCCTCAGGACAGCAGGAAATCGCTCCTAGAAGCTGACTGCTAACCAATTCTCCCAAACTGCCTGGAAGGTAGGACTCTGGGTGCTAAAACCAGGGCCAGCTCCACAGAGACTGGGGCGTGAGAGGTCATGACTGCACCAAGGCAGCCCTGGCTGTGCGCAAGCAGCTGAGAATCTGGAGACCTCCAGAAGACTCCAGAGCTACAGGTCTGTGTTCCTGCTGCAAGCCCACCTCCAGGAATAAAAAGCCTCCTTTTAAAAGTCAACAGCCCAGGGACAGGCCACAGTGGTGCtcgcctgcagttccagctactcgggagcctgaggcttGAAGATTctttgagcccagaaatttgaagttacagtgagctaagactgcaccactgctccccagcctggggaacagagcgagacccagtctTCTCCCTTCAAAAAAACATCAACCAACccagatgaaccttgaggacattatactgAATGAAATAGGTTAGTTGCAAAAAGAGAAACACTGCATGATACCACTCACATGAGGTACTTAgagtaatcaaattcatagagacaggagagaccgggtgcggtggctcacgcttgtaatcctagcactttgggaggccgaggtgggcagctcacaaggtcaggagattgagaccatcctggctaacagggtgaaaccttgtctctactaaaaatacaaaaaagccaggcgtggtggcagatgcctgtagtcctagctactcaggaggctgaggcaggagaatggcgtgaacccgggaaagcggagcttgcagtgagccgagactgcgccattgcactctagcctgggcaacatagcgagactccgtctcaaaagaaaaaaaaagagactggagAATGGGGGTTACTAGAGCCTAGGGAGAGGAGGACTGGGgtgttagtgtttaatgggtgcaGAGATTCggctttacaaaataaaaataattctggagatggatggtagtgacggttacacaacaatgtgaatatatttactGCCATCAACTGTACACTGGAAAAAGCGGTGGGAAAGGCTGGGAGCCgcagctcacgcctgtgatcccagctattctggaggctgaggtgagagggccacttgggtccaggaggttgaggctgcagtgagctccggtcacaccattgcactccagcctgggtgacagagcggggctctgtctccaaaaaaagttaggatggtaaatttcatgttacatgtattataccataatttaaaaattgtgggAGAAAAGCAACCGGCGCAGGAAGAAACTGAATAGGATGCTtagccatttcttttttattacctAATAAAGATCCTTCATAACCATTTCTTCATTAAGGCAAGCTGTGTGTTTAAGAAAACAGGCCTGAGCCTGGcggggtggcttatgcctgtaatcccagcactttgggaggccgaggcaggtggatcacttgaggtcaggagtttgaggccagagttcgagaccagcctggccaatatggcgaaaccctgtctgtactaaaaagtacaaaaaaattagacggacgtggtggcgcgtgcctgtaatcccagctacttgggaggctgaagccggagaatcgcttgaacccaggagtggaggttgcagtgagccgaggttgcagtgagccgagatcgcaccactgcactccagcctgggcgacagagggagactccgtctcaaaaaaaaaaaaaaaaaaaaaaagagaaaaaacgaaaaaaacaaagcaaaagaaaacaaaaaacctcaggcCCTAAGGTGCACATATGGGGCAGGGTAGTCAGTTCTAACTGCTATTTGCTCCACCTGAGGCCAGCGTGGACCAGGACAAATCCTAACAGGATGGACTGGGACGTTCTAAGCAACAGGACCTTCTAACCTCCTTTCTGAATGCGTTGTGAGGCCACCTCCAAAGGtgcgccccccacccccaatttCGGTGTCCTTTCCCCCATACCATGTTAGACCGTTGCAACACGTTGCCTTGTTttcaaaaaacagcaacaaaatttcTAGGACACAAGCTCTGAAGGAAATTGTCATCTAGCTGACTTGTGAAATAATCTAAAGTTACTAATTCTTACAATCATTGTAATGATTTAAGACTGACAGCAAACTACTATGAACTTTCAATAACACTATAAATAACACGTGCCACTCCCgtctttaaaacttaaataaCACCCtgcaacaaaaaacagaaacatctaCAAAGTGGTTTTTAAAGTCTGTTCGCGGTTCTGGTGCCTCCCGCGTGTAATCCGCAGAAATCTCACTGAAATAGGCTGAACCCACAAGGCCTTAGTGGGGTTTGGGCCCTGCCGCGGGGGCCCACGTGGGAAGCAGCAGAGAGCCCCGGGCTAGGCTCTAAGGGAGCGCGGGAGGATGCGGTCCTCAGCCGGCCGTCCCGCAGGCTCTCCGCGCGGACCCGCGTCCCGGGCTCGGGGGCCCCGTCCCGGAAAGCCATCTCTGGGGCTGTCAGCAAGGGAGGCGCAGGTCGCATCTGCCCGGCCGCTCCTGCTCGCTGACATCCAGGCCGACCGCCCGCGGTCGGGAGAGGCAGCAGTCGCGGCCGAGCAGGACAATCGGCCCGGGACCTGCTCTTCCAGAACGTGCGGCTTCTGAAGCTGCGGCGCCGGCCGGATCGATCGCGCGCA from Piliocolobus tephrosceles isolate RC106 chromosome 11, ASM277652v3, whole genome shotgun sequence includes the following:
- the THAP4 gene encoding THAP domain-containing protein 4 isoform X1 gives rise to the protein MVICCAAVNCSNRQGKGEKRAVSFHRFPLKDSKRLIQWLKAVQRDNWTPTKYSFLCSEHFTKDSFSKRLEDQHRLLKPTAVPSIFHLTEKKRGAGGHGRTRRKDASKATGGVRGHSSAATSRATGWSPSSSGNPMAKPESRRLKRAALQGEAAPRAAQEAASQEQAQQALERTPGDGLATTVAGSQGKAEVSATDAGDESTTSSIEGGVADKSGISMDDFTPPGSGACKFIGSLHSYSFSSKHTRERPPVPREPIDRKRPKKDVEPSCSGSSLGPDKGLAQSPPGSSLTATPQKPSQSPSAPPTDVTPKPATEAVQSQHSDASPMSINEVILSASGACKLIDSLHSYCFSSRQNKSQVCCLREQVEKKNGELKSLRQRVSRSDSQVRKLQEKLDELRRVSVPYPSGLLSPSHEPPKMNPVVEPLSWMLGTWLSDPPGAGTYPTLQPFQYLEEVHISHVGQPMLNFSFNSFHPDTRKPMHRECGFIRLKPDTNKVAFVSAQNTGVVEVEEGEVNGQELCIASHSIARISFAKEPHVEQITRKFRLNSEGKLEQTVSMATTTQPMTQHLHVTYKKVTP